GATTTAGGTGAGTTTgaaaatgctaaaaatattttgggctttttttcttacatataacatttttttttctctgaaagctTCAGGATAAAATAATGTTCACAGACTAGTCTTAGTGTTATCATCTGATGAATGCAGCTGTGTGGCTGCAATATGCAATCATCCTGTTCCTACAAAGTTTGGATTCACTTTTACATAGCTGATACACTGGATCTGCGGGTTTTATAAAGAATACACAGTCGCCATCATTAATAATCTGCTATTGCAAGACTCAGAGAACTCATATATTGGAAGTTACTTCTTTGAGCTGCTTTTCCTAACCGAGACGTTGGTGACACTAGAGAAAGGGATAGACCATTTGTTTTCACTTTGTGTTTCCAGTTTTCCTGGTTCTGAATCCCAGACTCCACAAGGTCTATGGGACTCACCAGATCAGTGAGGAGCTGTTAATAAATTTAGCAATAAATCTAAGTAGAAACATATAATTATTTATTCTCAAGTGGAAAGTAATTTCAGATTctctattattactattaatttttaCACACAGATAAATGCATTTATTTGAACATgtagaaatcccataaaaacacaaaaccagaaaccataatatatagaCAAAGGACCTGTAAGGTTCAAAACAACACCCTGACAAAACATTATAAGACAAAATACCTCCAAAAGtgtcattgagttcattttatgtACATCATCTACTGATGGGCATTGAACCTGGTCTTAAAAGTGGTttgtactttctcttctatgaggttcagtgtggtttggctttatgttgaggtaaTTNNNNNNNNNNNNNNNNNNNNNNNNNNNNNNNNNNNNNNNNNNNNNNNNNNNNNNNNNNNNNNNNNNNNNNNNNNNNNNNNNNNNNNNNNNNNNNNNNNNNNNNNNNNNNNNNNNNNNNNNNNNNNNNNNNNNNNNNNNNNNNNNNNNNNNNNNNNNNNNNNNNNNNNNNNNNNNNNNNNNNNNNNNNNNNNNNNNNNNNNNNNNNNNNNNNNNNNNNNNNNNNNNNNNNNNNNNNNNNNNNNNNNNNNNNNNNNNNNNNNNNNNNNNNNNNNNNNNNNNNNNNNNNNNNNNNNNNNNNNNNNNNNNNNNNNNNNNNNNNNNNNNNNNNNNNNNNNNNNNNNNNNNNNNNNNNNNNNNNNNNNNNNNNNNNNNNNNNNNNNNNNNNNNNNNNNNNNNNNNNNNNNNNNNNNNNNNNNNNNNNNNNNNNNNNNNNNNNNNNNNNNNNNNNNNNNNNNNNNNNNNNNNNNNNNNNNNNNNNNNNNNNNNNNNNNNNNNNNNNNNNNNNNNNNNNNNNNNNNNNNNNNNNNNNNNNNNNNNNNNNNNNNNNNNNNNNNNNNNNNNNNNNNNNNNNNNNNNNNNNNNNNNNNNNNNNNNNNNNNNNNNNNNNNNNNNNNNNNNNNNNNNNNNNNNNNNNNNNNNNNNNNNNNNNNNNNNNNNNNNNNNNNNNNNNNNNNNNNNNNNNNNNNNNNNNNNNNNNNNNNNNNNNNNNNNNNNNNNNNNNNNNNNNNNNNNNNNNNNNNNNNNNNNNNNNNNNNNNNNNNNNNNNNNNNNNNNNNNNNNNNNNNNNNNNNNNNNNNNNNNNNNNNNNNNNNNNNNNNNNNNNNNNNNNNNNNNNNNNNNNNNNNNNNNNNNNNNNNNNNNNNNNNNNNNNNNNNNNNNNNNNNNNNNNNNNNNNNNNNNNNNNNNNNNNNNNNNNNNNNNNNNNNNNNNNNNNNNNNNNNNNNNNNNNNNNNNNNNNNNNNNNNNNNNNNNNNNNNNNNNNNNNNNNNNNNNNNNNNNNNNNNNNNNNNNNNNNNNNNNNNNNNNNNNNNNNNNNNNNNNNNNNNNNNNNNNcaggcggatctctgtgagttcgagaccagcctggtctacagagcgagttccaggacaggctccaaagccacagagaaaccctgtctcgaaaaacaaaaaaacaaaaaacaacaaaaaaaaacattaaaaaaataaaaaaaaacatattgagtgtagtaacccagacccagaaagataaatataatatgtactcactcatgagtggcttttgtatataaatcaaagaaaaaacagcctacagtccacaaccccagagaacctagacaacaaagagaaacatacatggatctacataggaaagaaaaagacaagatcccttgGGTAAACTGGGGAGGGTggtcatgggagagagtagaaggggagaagggaggaagggaaaggagtggagagaaaggtataacttaattaaaaacaagaaaaaaaagagtggttTGTACATGAAGCAAGACTCTACTGAAATaatctaatttttcatttgtaagtgGTTATCAATTGAAGATAGCTTCTAGGTTAAAGATGAGGGCTTATGTCCACTTTCCCTCTCAacactgggaccccatctggccaAGGCCTGTGTGGGTCCTGTGTATACTACCATACTCTTTGTGAGTTTATATTTGCACTATCCTATTATCATTTAGGAGTCtttatttccttggtgtcctccacccCTTCTGACTCCGAAaagctttctgcctcctccacagtTTTCCCTGAGCTCTGCAAGAGGGGATTGATGAAGCCATTACATTTAGGATGGTCTATCACTCTCTAGGCCTTATCCAGCAGTGGGTCTCTGAATTGTTTTGCATCTACTGTATGGgtaaacttctctgatgatggctcaGGATGACACTTATCTGAGTATCACAGATGtttttaggagtcattttattgtccCTCCAGCAGAAAGTAGTATTTTGCTTTCCCTTAAGGTCCCTGACCTTTCTAGTCTTAGGTTTCAGGCCACTCAAACAGTTTCAGTCACAAAGTCCCATCTCATGTCTTAAATACAATCAGAAATGGGTGGGTTAGTCCCAAAGGCTTTGTGCCAGTATTGCACCAGTACATCTTGCAGTGGGGTCACCATTGTAGATCTaagggtttgtagctggattACTGTTTACCTTTCTCCCTCGGGAATGGGCAAAATACCTTCCAGTACCGTGAGCACTGCTCAggaggggtgaaggctctatgtggGCACCAGCTTGAGTTCTCCACGTTCTGtaagtgtcttcagcagtagTTCTAAGCATCGGTTTGTGGAGAGCAAacaatagcctgggttgtttgcGAGTTCCCATGTGGTCCCTTTGACCAAGAATTTTAATAGATGTGACCCTTTCCTGGGAACTGAAGGCTTCGTTTGTTGATGAGAAATGTCCAGTTGGGGTTTCCCCCTTCCCGTCTCCCCtcagtattatttttaacaatgaaTGAGTTTGGGGCTCTGACCCTATGACCCCTGCATCAATAACCATAGCTAAAAACCATCAAAATAAATGCACAGGGAAATTTCTTCAATGCAGAGGAAAATCACTTCCCTTGTTGGTAAAATGCTGTTGCCAGATCTGTTACTACGTCTGTTAACCCTTCATAAACAGTAGCGTGCCTCTTCTTTCTGAACTGGGGAATAAATCATTCACCTCAGATTAGTACATCTTTGTCAAAGTGGTCTACATTGTAAATATGACACACAGAGTAAATGAAAACATCATTGGAAATGCTATTGTACAGAACTATGGGTTTCATTACAACACCTTCACTCGTGTATAATGTGTTTAGGTCATATTCAGTCTCTTTGCCCCCTCCTGTCACCTTCCTGCTAATCCCTTTCTCACCCCCAATAGTCCACCATCGACCTTCCTATTTCTTTAATCTAGATTTATGCATATGGAAATTGGTCATATTTTAGATGACCCAGATTCTTCTCAGAATCTGCAATATATTGATGGGCAagcacattaaaatattaaaatggagtAAGAGATGCATGAGCAAAAACAGATACAAATTTGTTATTACAGAATTTTAATAACAATTTAGACTCAGAATCACCATATTAGCAACAAGTGAAAGATAGTAATGCAATGTCCATTCACATTTGTGATGGGCTTTGGCCTAAAGCATATAACTGCAAGTTTTAAATGACTATTTGAAACTAAGAAAATGTGGTAGTTTAGTTTTCATtgacaaaaggcaaaaaaaaagtgtgccCAAAAACATGATTGAATATTGGCATAAATGGTGTATTATGAGTCATTATTTGCATATCAGTTTAGTTTTAAGGTGGAATAGATAAGTCAACATTTTTAGCACTTCTTTCTAACTTGTGAGACTCCacatcattttgcttttttttttcttggtttttcgagacagtttctctgtagctttggagcctgtcctgtaactagctcttgtagaccaggctggcctcagactcaaagagatccacctgcctctgcctcctgagtgctgggattaaaggcgtgtgccaccaacacctgcttcttttttaagtttatctTCTGAATTTTCTAAGTGAGTATGTGTTGCCTtcctagaagaaaacaaaagcttcttcatagaaaaccaggaagaagcagaaaactCAGGCAGCCAAAGGAGTCCCACCATGCTAACACCATCCCCATTAATAATTCAAAGGCTCAGGTTGCCTACAGGACAAGGTTGTACCCACTGCTGCTGGCATCTGGATCTCTGCATCACCAATCAGTGCTACAGCCTTCTCtacttgctgttgttgttttgttttgtttgtttttattcattctccCTGATAAGTCTTAAGTGTTGGGGAATGTGTACTGTGTTTGGCTCTGCTTTTTCTAAGTATAGCATGCATATTTACACGCTACCCTGGCTGCCCTTTcctggaatcagttctctcctgtcaAGTCCTTTTCAACATCCCCTGCTGAGATCTGACCTCGACCTAAGTAGAATCAAGCTGGATCTACCAAGGCCTGCTCGAACCAGCACACAATGCCTCAGTGCTTTTTCCTAAGCAGCTCCTGCCCTCTCAGAAGGCCCCAGCACTTGAGCTTTAAAGCAGAGCCAAAAGGGAGCTGGTTAACTTAGTCTCCCCCTTGTAAGGTGGGTCAGCTATGGCATGGGgcatgaaaggagaggagggaagctgATGTAATTTGGACTGATGGCTTTTACCATTGCTGCCCCATCCCTGAAGAATTAGAGAAGATGATAGGGGTAAGACAGTTAGGGGCTTAGCAAGATCTTGGTGCCTAAGTTGTCTCAAGCACAGGCAAGACAGGAATCCTGGATCTACTGCTAAAAACATCCAACTGTCATGGAGAGACAGTATTCTCTAGAGACAGTGTTAGGTATGTCTTGGAAATTAgaactgcttgcttgcttgcttgcttgcttgcttgcttgcttgcttgcttgcttctcagTATCCCAGAATACCCCCGACGAGTTTAATATTCAGTCAGAAGATTCTCGACACAGTCAAGTCTGGCTATTGTGTCACTAATCTTATTTGATTCAAAGACCCCACCTCTACTTTACGAGAGAATATAGACTTCCTTCCCCCTATTTCTCCAGTAATGTCTAGAAATCTCTAGTGGCCCCATTTTGGTTTTgcatcttttcaaaaaataaatgtgaatggAATTGGGGCTAAGGGGTATCTTTTTCAAGAGATGTAAAAACGTCCCCACACTAAACTAGTATAAGTGTATACACAGAATAGTAACTTCTGCTCCTCCTAAGTTTCCTGAGTACTCACAGGTCTATCACTGCACTCAATAACTGTACTCTTTTGATCTTTTAGATTATTAGTCGAAGTTCAATTTTTCCCATGTATTTATTCTTGAAGTGGTGTGGAACAGGCTGCTAAAGTGGAGTGTGCAGTGGTTGCTCTTTCAGCGGCTGTTTTAGCATATTCTGATGATGTCTCCTGGGGTGATTGTAGCACAAGGTGGTGTCCTGAGTCAGCATCTCAGAACAGCATTCCAAGGCTGTACCAGAAGGAAAAATGGTCAAATATTTCCAGGTACTGTGGTCACTTTTGTTCTTCATCATGCTACAATCGGTGCTTCTATCTGGTAAGAAATTTCACTTTTTCCACCAGAAATACAAAGTTTTGTGGGTGCTAACATTGTAATCTTCAAGTAAATCCTTTGAATTAAAATGATTGTAATGAAAATGCATATGAATATAGATACAAACACCTGCATACATGCTTGTCCACACATACACGCTGAGAGAAACAGTGGGTCAGACTCTGGGCCAGAGAGTTAAAGTTTTGGTTTTACTGTATATGTTGGGGGACCTAGTGCATAGGGCCAAGGAGACGCTGATATTCGGGGAAGTAGTTAGTGGAAGTGACCAGCAGTATCTCTTCATTGCAGAGCACACCTCAGAAATGCTTGAAATGCCTCCCAGGGATCCCCAGTGGTTCAGAATCTCTGTGGTCTCTCTAGAGCAGagatggtgctgggaatcacaagGAGAATAGCATTCTGGGTTTTTCACATGCCTATCACAAATTCCTGAGCATTACTTAAGAAGGTGTTGTTTCCCTTCCTGCAAAATGAAGGgtccaaaccaaaaaaattataaagtccTGACCTTTCCCGTTTCTCAACCGCTTACTATAGCAATCCTCTCCAGCTTGGCAAGTATTAATCAAGGAAAGCACTGATATTCTGGGATGGCAACCTCTCTAAGCAGTGATGTACTGTTCCCCTCTGCCGGTGATTTACAGGAGCGGAGTGCCAGTGCATATCTTAAAgaggatgaaaaaaataaataaaagaaatattattttcaattactTCAAAATTGCATAGTAAGGAATTGGAGTTTTTTTCTCCAGGCAGTAAGTAGATTAGACTATGATTTATCATGAATTAAAGTCTGTAACATATTTATGTATTACCTAGTTCCAGGTGCTCGAGTTTGGTGGCCACCACATGGAGTTATTAAGGTAATTGCCTACTAGGTTTTATAGGACTCAGATTTGAATACAATTTTTCAaagattcttaaaataaattgtgtatgagtgtttccccTGTTTCTATGTAAGCGTATTGTACATTGCCAGGTATCCACAAGGGCCAGAAATGTGCACTGaaccttctggagctggagttaccaatTATTGTAAGCTTTCagaaggtgctggaaactgaaccctgcTCCTCTGCAAGCTTCAAgtgagcagcaaatgcttttaaacactgagccatcgctccaggcTCTGGATcaaatgttttagttttttgattttatttatctattctttgaaaatttcatacaggTATATTATGTGTCTTCATTTCGTCTACTTCTGCTCCCTTTCTAACTTCTACTAACCTCctaatgtttttggtttttctcttcaaaattcaCTAACTCAAACTACTGGTGCTCATGGATACATAGGTTAATAGACTGCCCCTGTTCATTGAATTTCAAAAGTTTACCATGACAATTAAACCTATGACATTTTTTGAGATCTATTCACATGAAGACTACAAGTCCACGATTTGTTAGAGTCTACAGTAGAGTGATCTAAACTGGGAACCAAGCCAAatgtagacagagagagagacagacagacagacagacagacagacagacagacagacagagacagagagatagagacagagagtgagctagagagacagagacaggacagagagacaaagacagagacagagacaagaacatCCCAAGGTGTCTGAAAACTCTTTCTGAATGTTAACACTTTCTAGTTGCCAGCCACAAGGAGTTCTAAGACCCATGGACATGAGTGTCCACAAAGTCCCTGCTCTGGAAGAGTTGCGCTTCtgtagagagagtggacagaacACATTCTCTAGATTGAAAATATGGAACACAGCAATCTCTTGGATTCTGGAAGCAGAAAAATGTGCAGGAGTCTCTGAGCAGAGGCTCAAATTATGTCTGCAGCTTGTGTTTGAGTCAAACagaagggtgttttttttttcctttttgtctatcCTGCCCAAACTTGTGTGTATTGTGGGTCCACCAAATGTTTGATTAGTGAAAGAAAGGATAAATTAAAGATTACTTTTTTGTGCTTTTGTAGATTTCCTGCAGGGCATTCCTTCACTTTTGATGTATTTGTGATTTAAGCTTTGTTTCCTTCATgaatttagatgttttcttttccctccctatAGCTTGCCAGGCCTGTAGGAGCTCCTGACCACAAGACATGATACTTATCAGACCACAGAACATGATACTTATCAAAGGGAATGTGCACAGATTCTAGCGTCATTGCTTTATGCAGATATACTGGGAGAGCCCGGTGACACTGGAATGTGGTTGTGACTTGCTTAGATGCCATTAGTGCAGTCCACAAGTAACCTGTTTTTTGAGTATAGTTCTAATTATACCTTTTTCTGCTCAATTTCAGATCAAGTGTCCTTATAAGAAAGTAAATTTGAGCTGGCTCAATAAAACAGTTGATCCTTGTCCTGGCTTAAAGCAACCCATCTGTGGCACCAATTTTGTAACCTACGATAACCCCTGCATCTTATGTCTTGAGAGCTTGTGAGtgctctgtgggggtggggaagaaaacTAAGACTAAGCTTGTTGGTTGTGATTTCTATCCACCCTGCACCCAGTAGCCGTGAATTTGGTCTTCCTCTCCCATTTGCGGAGACAGCAAACAGCCCCTTCTTAGAAGAGCCATGATATCAGGACTACTAGCGTATAAGGTGGATCCATTAAACCGAACAGCGTCTGCTGAGTTCTTTCTCTGAGTCCTGATATTCCCATGTTAGATAGATTCCCTGTAGAAATTCTAAAACACCTCCAATTCTCACCATTTTGATTTTTAGAACAAATTTTTACCTTCCTCTTCTGTTAGAtattttctgctccttctttgtctATAACTTTCAACTATACTAGCAGAACAGCAGACAGCAGACATTGGTTCATTGCCTGGGATCGATGACTCAGATCCTTGGATTTACATGACAGGAAACTGGTCATTCGGCACCCAGATTGCAATGCCATGGTGACTTCAGCTTTGATGTATATGAGGCAGGAGAgtctaaaagaagaaaaccattcCTTGAGGTGTCAGATTGGAGCCCTTCCTCTAGCAAACCTTTAGTAATCACATGCAGGTTGTGAAAAAGAGACTCCACAAAGCCCAAGTCACCCCCATAGTTACTAATCCAGTTGCGGGGAGAGACTGGTGCACGAGTAGCTGACTGCACTTACACCTCGTACATCACAAACTCAGGCCCAATCAGACAGATTAGTTCCCAAGGGTCATCGGTATCGTCAGTGGCAAATGCCCTGGCCTTTGATCTAAGCAGCTCCCTTTGTGGTCTGTCTCTTAATTTTCCAAAGTAAAATGTCTTAATGAAATGATTATTATGCCTCCCTTTAGGAAGTCTCGTGGGAGAATTAAATTTTATCACGATGGAAGGTGTTAGGTGAGTGAATTTAGATATCTTCCACTCCTGACCAGCACAACCACTTCCTTCTTATTCTTTACCCCTTCTTTTGCTTTCCCTTGCACAGATTCTTGATGACAAAGTCCTGCTGGAAGTTGATGGCTCCGGAGTCCTTCTATGTTTTCCTTCATATATAAACTATTCTGGCCTGGAGATGTCGCTCACCGGTAAATCACAGTCTCTCAGTTTGGAGGACCCTGGGATCAATTCTGATGactatcaataaataaaaaaaaaaaatgttccttaacATCTTGGCTTGTGTCTTGGATCTGTGTCTTCTATAGTACTAGTAAAGCAGATTGAACATCTGCACTATGGGTCAAAGACAGGCAGTATTTTTATCAGCTCTTTAGCGTTTTCAATAATGGCCTGATATATATAAAACCTCAAGGGCTTCCCCATATCAAATTTCTCTATATtccattatcattttaaaaattaaacagtttaTAGAACACTGTGGCCTTCCTAATCAATCTCTGCTGCCCAGCTTTTGTAAATCcctctttaaatatttgaactttcattatttatgtctttttgttATGTAGTCTTTCTGTGTGCCCCAGTCGGTCTTatgcccagactggtctcaaacctaaaattctcctgccttagactCCCAAGCAGTTGGAATAACAAGAGAGTGTCATTGTGCCCCATTATATCAAGGTCTGAGCCTTGATACAGAGGATCTATACATGTCTAACATGGCACCGTGTCTTCAATGATCCTAATTTTCTCCACAGAAGAATATGAATAACCCActgatcttttttatttcttcaattctgAAGACACAGTTTGTTCTTTGGgacacatataaaatatgtctCTCCAGGTCATAATAactcatttgtgtgcatgtacacgtaTTTTCTAAGAGGGTCAGCAGGCTCACAGGCGCTCGTGTGCTGTCCTCCTTGGTCACATCTGGTCTGGGAGAAAAGTGACCTTTTGACTTGTCAGTGCTCTGCGAGCTGTGCCAGCTTGATGACTAGGTGGTACATGAAGGACTGCAGTGAAAATGAGATTTCATCTTCAGAATTCGGAAGCAAAGAGCCCCGAGGGAAAAGGAGGTATTCTGCCTTCGTAGGATGCCAACTCCCATGACGTTAAGTTCTTGGTACAGGAACATAAAGAGCTCGAGGGAGGATCGTTTCCAATATCACCTTCCTGAATCTCTCTTTGAAAAGTATGAGTCCCACGTTAAGGTCACACAGTGAATCTTTTATCTTAAGTAGGCACTATTGGCATCCTGTGTAAGACCTGGGCtctgttatctttttatttgcatACTCCTCTCCTCCATGGAGAGCAACCTACAATCTGTTGAACCCTTTGCCCAGCATGGTTCTGCGTAGTAGCCATTtttgtctctccttcctctcagttCTGTGTCCTCTGTTCAGGATAATTCCAAATAGGTTATGCTCTCCTTTTTCTAGAATATCCCCAAATATGAATGCCTAGGTCAGTCGTGGAGATAACTTGGTACTCAAAAACAAGATCCTTCAATGTCTTGTGTCATTTAGTCTAAtgtcttgttaatttttttacataCTACATCACAGATAACTTCTCCAGAAACACAttgtcagaaaagaaaagaaaatgtctttattatgCCACTGTCCTGTTTTCCCTCTAGAATTTCCTAAAGTTTGCACTAGAACATAATATTATTCTTTTCCTAAAGAATTCCAGAAGACAAGACTGTTTTGTAAGAGTCCAGTTGACTTTAGCAAACAGAAACTCATGTCTGTAAAATATGCTGCACATAACTGGTCCAAGGCtttgatggtattttttttttttctgtagacatttcggaagatggagaagagaacaGCGTGCATTGAAATGcgaggttgttttcttctgtgagtccttgtcttctcttctctcaCCACTGCAGAGCAGGAAGTCATCTCTGCCTTGAGAATCCTGACTCCAGCAGTCACTAGTCATGGTCCTcgcctcttcctccctctcttcctccctttcctccctcctctggctCCTTTGTCTCTCACATTCTCTCTTATCTCTCATCTGACGCTAGatgattattttttcctctttggtaCTTTGTTTGAAACCTTTCAACATATCAGTTCTCAGTCTTATGGCTAAGACAAAATGTTTTCATCTCAAAATATAACTTTATCCTTCATTCCTAATCACTTCCAGACTTGCCCGTTCTTATCTTACCCACCCATGACCTTGGACTGACAGGCGTCCTAACCTAGTCTACCTACCTTAAATATCTACATTGAGACCACGCCATCATCCTAGTACCAAATACTAGATGTCTTAATTTCTTTGACACATGGAATCTTTAATCATTTTATACAATATAAGTCCTgttctctttttataaatttgACCCTGCATGTTTTTTACACAATAGAAGTTAATTTAAGTGTTCTCTAAGTCCTTAATACTAAAGATAAATGTCTAACCCTAACGTCTACATATTCTTATGTCATCATAAGTATGGATTATGTTATACCTTCAAGTATTTATTTAATCCAAACTATTGTGTTTTAGTAGGTTTTGATACTCTTTTTTATCTCAGCCTCCATCTTCTTCTTCAAGccatcattcttttaaaattgcataaaCAGTTAAACACAACATGCTAAAATCAACACCCATTGTGAATTACAACACAAATTAGCATCTCAGTCTAACCTGTAAGATGCATTCTTTGCTCTGCTACAGTAACTGTGAAGAGCATCTTCAACGGGATAAAAGCCTGGAAGGACTTGTAACCACCTCAGCGTGGCCACCAAGTGGCAGTAAAGTACTGCAGCTTAGACCAATACCTGGAAGGCCATCAGCTTGATCGAATGCTACAAAGGTGTCTGTGAGAGCAGATGGAGTTGTACATACTCTGTAAGCTAAGACTTCTCGTAATTTAACAAGACAATAATACTTTTCTCCTCAGAAAAGTGACTGTGTCTGATACACGTCAGGTTTGGTTCTTACTAAGGCCTCACATGGGGACCAGATACTTAGGGAAAGTTTGTAGCAGAGTATTCTAACCAAAGGATGTTCTAGCAAATGGCATGTTTGTAAGTAATCTTAAAATTGTTCCTTTAATATTTTGAAGTTCCTCTTAGTTTTAGGCTCTTGTTAAAGAGTTTAGCAAGTTAATTCCAAGGCATAGACATGAGTAAACTGTTTCTCATACATTCTCCAAATATAATTCAAGAATGTCAGGGGTCTGGGCTTATTTAAGTAGAAAAGAACTCTCATTGTTACTAAAATAACATGcaggcaacaacaaaaacccccacagtggttaattttttaacttaaaatttatttatataacatcCTGATAGCTTATAAATAGATACAAGCCTAAGGCATAGTACGATGTTCTGAGCACTACATTCTGTGGTGAGATAGTTGGAATTTCTTCTCATATGTTTCGAAGGAAGAGAACTAAATTATGCTACTTTGCAGCTGATTTCAAAAACTTACTATTTTCCACTGAAACCAAAATTCCTGTCTCCTGACTAACTCATGCTCCCTCCAAACTCCCACCTGCAAATTCCTGTGTCCTTCTGTGAGGTCGACCTGCTCGGATGCCACATGTGAGATCGATCTGGcagcttttgtttgtctttacctAGGCAATCTCATtcatttttccagctttttttcATGATGTTGCCAAAGACAGAATTTCCTTTTTAGGAAAAACAATCTCCATTGCTTAGTGCTTTCTTATCCATTGGTGAGCAAGCTCTGAGTTCTATTTCCTGTTCGTCCCTTGGGACTAACATTACAGAAACAGGACTATTCCTATCTTCCTAAACACGCAGCATATTTATTAATGCATAAAAATTACATACTCGGTGTACATATGCATTTGTATTAATCCATTCGGTGTAAACATTGTAATAGTCATTGTGTTATGTTTGAAGCCCTTCAGGTCTTCTTTCTAATCTGGCTTTGTCAACTTGGTTTTTTTGCTCCCATTCAAAAATGTCATGGCCCAGGTCAATAGCATAGAGCTTTATTCTGTGACTATCTGTGTTTACAAGTTCATGTCTCATtggttattcttttttctcttttttttaatgaaaaaaaaatccgcctcctcccagcctcccatttccctcccactcctc
This sequence is a window from Microtus ochrogaster isolate Prairie Vole_2 chromosome 18, MicOch1.0, whole genome shotgun sequence. Protein-coding genes within it:
- the Spink14 gene encoding serine protease inhibitor Kazal-type 14, with product MVKYFQVLWSLLFFIMLQSVLLSVPGARVWWPPHGVIKIKCPYKKVNLSWLNKTVDPCPGLKQPICGTNFVTYDNPCILCLESLKSRGRIKFYHDGRC